The Lytechinus pictus isolate F3 Inbred chromosome 5, Lp3.0, whole genome shotgun sequence DNA segment agcaataaatatctaatgcactaaatcagttgtcaatccaatttttctagttcttggaggaaaaaaattgaataaacctaatttcatataataaaatacaaaagaacaagtggagatgtgacatcatcagcccacctaatgaatattcatgacgactgttttcacaaaatattgctaaactttaaacttcaataactttattatttgttatccgattttgatgaaattttcggcattttgctcagtgcattctactctatttattaagctatacatactttcagcccggaccatccctttaagggtagggtttcacacgccaatacttgttaaggggtgcatttacagaatatggaaaatacgtgtttagggtgcttttcgggaccccatggtcgcgcatggtatccactcgtcaatcgaagtgcccccccccccgggggtttGGGTTCCTGTTTGCTTGGACCGGAATTACGCCACTGCAGGGACGGCAGAGCAAAGTTGGAAGGGGGGCACAGGGGAAAAAGGCATCTTTTCTTTCGAAAATTACAAATCTTTAAACTAAGAAATAATGACTTATctacagtggtgtaatgagctagaaaaaaattgagggggcaaTTTATGCCATAGCACGAtataagaagttgcgagcgagcaaagcaaGCGAgtaaaatttatgacattttgaaagggcacttggtaacacctaaaacgggtccttctcaggtgataggggcacagaacacgttcgtgacgGGGGGCATTTTTATTGCGAAAAATGGCACTTagtttcagtgcttcaaaaagtgggggcactgtgcccccgCCCCCCCGGATCGCCGCCCCTGCTTTCAAATTGAAAACACTTTGAAAGCAAAAAGTATATATCATTGTTGTAAATCCGGTCCGAGCATGCAGAGCCGGTGAAcccaattgaaattaaaaatagtaTCGAATAGAACCACagaaaattaaaacaagaaGGAAATATCACCATGCCAAAATGTGAAAGCAACAAAAATAGAGAGATGGAACAATGAAATTAGGAAAaggaagatgaaaaaaaaacagttgtgTAGGAGAAGGTCGGGAAAGTTCACACTGTgtatacagaaaaatcaagaaaGTAATAATGATCCACTTTTAAGTGTCATTCATTCTTATAGAATAAAATGTTACttttcaaattaaattcaaatccaGACAAAATGTTTGAGTGACATGTTGAAGGAGTTTCAGACATTACCAgcataaattgataaaaatgttgatCGGTTTTCCGTGATAGAAAGTGTAACCCCTTCCTCATAAAAAGGTGGAAGTAGTGAACAGTTCATTTAAATTCTTTTCAATGAAGAAAGGAATCAAAGGATGGATGCTGATTACAATCTTCTTCCATCTTCGTTTTGTAAACTGTCATCATGTCTAAAAACGAAAGATGTCTATTTCATTTCCCCCTTACCAATTCCCTCTTTTATTTAGGCTACAAGGTTGACAGGTATGatcttttatcatgttttatatattcCTAACTACAAAAtttccgcatacattcgtatttctgaaggttcgtaattccgaaggttcaatAATCCGAATTCGAAataggttcgatgttccgaaggttcgttaatccgaaaacgaaataaggttcgttgttccgaaggttcgttaatccgaaaacgaaatgaggttcgtatttccgaaggttcgttagtccgaaaacgaaatgattaacgaaccttatttcgttttcggaaatacaaaccttcggaattatgaaccttcggaattacgaagtgtaaccaaaaTTTCTCCCCATAACGCAGTTTGACTCGATTCCCTTATATATTTTGTAAGTCTATCTTCAGGGCCAGGGTACTTTGTTAAGGGGACTAGTCCATCTAAAGATGACGTTATTTTCTCCTTCAATTGAATTACAATGTTTCAGGACCAGGcgcggatcgggggggggggggggcggaagtTGAGGGCGCACCaataaaatttgttaaaaaGCCAACAATTCATGTCATGATTGTTACTGCTTTAATATTTTCCTTAAAAATATGGGCATGCAGTGCTGGGATATTTAGATGGGCGGGAGCTAAAGACCATCTAAAGGAGACTTCCCATTTTTCTAAAATGGAATAACATGTAAAATTATGCGGGGAAGGGAAATAATAACATTGTTCTCCAGGGCCTGTTGGAATATTATCTATAAAGTGGATACCCTTGGTAAACAATGGCTgctgtttttgttgttgctgcgatcaacatcattattttattacaatcAATCATACTCCTTCTCATCACTATTTTCACcattcatcactatcatcatcattattgtcaatgttatcattaccaccatttcatcatcatcatcatcatcatcaccaccaccaccaccaccaccaccatcatcatcatcaccataaatatcacaatcatcatcactgtcttcatcattatcatcatcataagaaTTCCCAACCCTCAGAAGTATGCCTTTGGTAATTACATAACCCAACCTATAAGTATTGTGAAAACATTCAATATCACTTGCAAAAGACAAGGGACATTATTCTgaaatttaattcatattttataatatttcaGTTTTGATCAGAAATGAGGTATGCCAATGGCTTCACTTTGACTTGTGCTGGTCCATGGGCCCAAGTTTCCGCTGTTCAACAAATTGCAAATATACCATCAAACCTTGCTGACAGTTACAATAatgaagaaaagataaaataattttcagaatactgcAGCCTGACCTTTTACCAATTGGAAATAGATAGTTTGAATGTATAGATGGTGCAGGTCCATTATTAACCCAatgttttgtaaaatcatgTCATAAttatgcggggggggggggggggggggggctttgcaATAACTTAAAACCAAAACCTCTCATGAAAACCACTCCTGGTATTTCCAAAGTGGTATACCCAACATTTTGTGTTAACAAAGGGAGTTGTTTTCATGAAAGGTTTGGTCAAGCAATTATATTATCAACCAATGGTTTGAAGTAAGCTTGTAATCATTCAGACAGAGTTTCAGACACAAATGATCAGTCTGTAACAATAATATATGCAAGTATATAATCTATTTTCCATTCATAGAATTCAAACAacatacaagttttttttatgagAGACTTAATTGTGAAAACTAGTATGATTGGGGTTGGATTGAATCAACAAATACATGatgcataaaaaaataatggaaatttaaatgatacaaatattattaatatggaATCAATGTAAAATAACCTCAAGTGAAAATCTAGTCAGGAACAATTATTCATACTAGACAAAGTATTGTGAGTTTTTTCCAAGCAGTTGTCTCTATTTATAAGTACAGGTAACAATAGCAATTTTAATAAGCATTTTTAATGTCAAGCTTTGAAGGTATATTTCATGCTACAATGCATCTTATATTTAGAATGAATGCAAAGCAAGTGGTAAATTTACACTTGGTGTTTGACTACAATGAAATTAGATTTCTACAGCTTGTTATGCATTTTTCTTTCTGCTTctctaaaacaaaataaaaaattcaagattattttcatgatgaacTTCCCATTTTCGGAGCTCAGTAAAACTTGCACATAAAAACTTCCTTGTACAGGATacgatttcatattttacacaaaataatacCACATATCCAAATCAAATGATATAATTCTAGACTAAGGGATCGTGTCATAGAAGTTGTTATGATAACAAGTTTGCAATACCAATTTCCTGAAATACTGAAATCACTCAATGTAATTGACTGATAAATATCTTGTAATATAGAATTTGTGCATCTGCTCTTACAGTCTTTCTGAAACACaagacattttttaaatttagggTAGCCAAGCAAGGCAATAAATCACAATTCCTGTCatttattaggcctatatagttATACATAATATTGGACAAATCAAGATAGATTCctcatgaaatgctcctcagGGAGTCActgaaaagaaggaaagaattaGCTGGAAAGATGCCATGATAAGATCTGTAGAATTTTCAAATGATGCCTTAGAAGTCACAATGGATTGAAGGGAATTGCCAAGATCTTCACAAACTTCAATACTGTTATTAATGCTAATATGAAAAACTATTATATGTtaaatttatgaatatgaaatatacagGTACCACAAAGCATTCCAATGAATAACGAAACATTTGTTAGCAATGTAATTAGTACAAGGAATCTCTATCATGTCAATGGTTAAGTTTACCAAAGGTTTTctacaacaaaataaacaaattccattataaaaatacattataaaacATCTTGCTCTGTGGGTAGAAGGTTTAAATAAAAGAGTCTgcttataaaaatacattataaaacATCTTGCTCTATGGGTAGaatgtttaaataaaagagtcTGCTTTATTAAACCAATCTTTAAGAAATTTGTAGccaaatttagaatatttctttggaacataaaaaaatcatattcttatctgatatcaaatattaatgaaattttcaatgttattttagattttcttaACAttcatctattcaaatcaacttcttgttctggggcctgttgcagagaGAGTAGCATGTACacctcaaaatatcaagcacAAAATCAAGTTGCcaagattttttgagttgcgtttgatcgcaactctttctgcaacgggccccaggtgtaCTTGGCCTTTTACTACGATGATTAATAAGCCGAGTTTGAGATGGTCACACTTggaacagacaaaaaaaaatttcattctgAACACAATTTCCATTTTTGTAGCAAAATTTACAATATTTCTTTGGAACATTATCTTTATATATcaaccataaatgacattttcagtgttatgatcgttagatttcaaatcaacttcttgttggggcccgtcttacaaagagttgcgattgatgcgatcaatcgcaactatggaaagccagtaaaCTCAACATTATAAAATGcgtgtttgttttaaaaaatttctagatatgaatgtatatcaataaattcattgattccttgacaatttggtgtgttctcctttgtttacaattttttttgcaaatttcctctagaaaaaattatgacactgatggatttccatatagttacgattgatcaaatcaatcgtaactctttgtaaggcggGGCCCAGGTGCACTTGGCCTGTAAGCCAAGTTGAATCTGGTCACAGTTAAACAGAAATAGTATTTTCTCCTGTGCTGTGCTTCTTTTCATGTCTGAATAGCTCTGTTTGTGTTAAATACCTCATGTGACATTGAGAGCATTTATGGAGATTAATCCCATCGTGTTTACTAATGATATGCTTAGTAAGGAACGACCTGAATTTGAATGTCATTTCACAATACCTGCATTTATGCACCATTGCTTTGCCTTTGTGTTTTCTTACATGGATGGCAAGGGAATGTGTAGATGGGAATATATACTTGCATATGGCGCATGTATATGGGTTTTTATCTCTGTGTGATTTCATGTGCTTATTGTAACTTTTTTTGTATCTGAATGACTTCTTACACTTGCTGCACTGAAGAGAGCCTTCCGTGGGGTGTTCAGTTGTCCTATGGATCTTCAGCGCTGACTTTGTTTTGAACAACATTTTACAAGAAGAACAGTGGAATGGCTCCGGGGTAGAGTGTTTTCGGAGATGCTTTGTGAGGTTGTCCTTGAAATAGAAGCTTTTCTCGCATTTAGGACAGCCGTGAAGGGGAGCGTGCTTTTGCATGTGTTTTGTTAGATTGTTTTCGTACATGAATTCCTTCTGACATACCGTACACTTGAAAGATTTAGGAGAGCGGTGAGGAGTGGCGTGCCTTTTCATGTGATTCTTGAGGCTGGTTTCAAACATGAAATTCTTTTGACATTCCGAACACTTGAATGGCTTTTCTCCAGTATGTGTTCGCATATGGTTCACCAGGTTCTGCTGGAAGAGAAATTCCTTCCCACATTCGGCGCATTTAAGCTTTTGGTGCGTTTTCATGTGTTTATCAAGAGAATGTTTGTGAATGAATGCTCGATAGCAAACAAGACAATCATACTGCTTCACTTTAGCATGGGTTCTGATATGGATATTGAATGCAATTTGCGATTCGTATGTCTTATCACATGTACTACACTGCCACTCCTTATTGTGACTATCATTTATATGTTCCAGCAACTGATTTTCTTTCCAGAATCCGTCTTCGCATTGAGAACATTTATGATACTTGGTCCCAGCATGAATGACGGCCACATGCTGCAGCAAACTACTCTTACTCATAAATGAACTGGTGCACTTTGGGCATTTGAGACTCATTTCAGTCTTTGCAGGGCTCTTTCGCTTCGGTACTTTGGGCGGATCATGCTTTTTCAAATGTTGACGAAGGCCGAACATACAAGTGAAGAGCTCCCTACATATATGACATCTATAACGTTGACAGTTATTTCCTTTTGTAGAACTTGAACCTTTCTCACCCTTGGTTTTCGAGGAAAGACGTTCTGCAGTAACTGCTCTATTTTTTCCATGACTCTGTGGAAAGAAAGTAGCAGTCAACACTTTCTTACTCTTGGAACTCAGAGTAGAACATGATGGCTTCTTCCCTTTGCCTTTATGTGGATGTTTCTTGGTAACAGCCCTATGGTAGAACTTCCCCTTATCTACAACGTAGTCATGCTCAATCTCATTGGTGTGAAGTCTTAGGTGTTCAAAGAGGGAACCTTTAGAGGGGAAGCCCTTCCTGCAAGTGGAGCAGCAGGATACCTCTTCTTCAGTCCTCTGTTTACCAATGAGTGTAGCAAATTGAGCGATGGCAGCAAATCTCAATGGATTGTTCCAGTATGGCATGGGTTGATCAGAGTTTGGAGGAAGGTTATCATCAGGTCCTATGGGTTCTTCTTTGACAATTGATAGGATTGGTTTATCGTCTGCTGATGCATGGTCAATTGGTATCTTTTGTTTATTCTCTGTGTCAAAAGAATCGGGTTGTTTGTATTCATCTGAGGAAAAAGAATGATAGGAAAGAAATTTTAGTTGAATAATGAATTCTCTAATCTGCAAAGGGCGGTTGGACAGAGATCACTAAGTTCCAGTAGGCAAGTAACGATAATGTGCATTTCCAAAGACAGTGTATACATTTAATGGCTTTATTATGTAAAGCTGATCCATTGCGCTACACCAAATAGTGCCAATAATAGCTTAATCACAAGTTGGtagttttatgattttaaaaagctaAGAAATTGATCACATACTGTACATTTTGCTGGTTACACATACCAACTggaatgatttttgtttaagaATAACAATATTAACTCAATTAAATACTGACCAAATTTCTAGGCTACATTGATGGCATGATTATTTAGCTGGTTCCAATCATTGCTCAAGATCAAGAAACTAGACAGGGGCACTGCAAAGCGTGGTACCAACCGACaaccggtgggtgtttcataaagctcttcaTAAGTTATGAGCTGTCTTTACGagtgactggtgatcctttcttaggaactacatcaacaccaacaaaaaTCTGGTGTGTATCATTCCACAAGGCTAACCAGCTGTTTGTAAAGTCAATAGTAACTTTATACAAACAGCTTCACGAAACACCGGGCGTACACATACCGCGACTGTGAAAAGCTGGCAGCTGATGAACAGGACAAACCTTATTTTTCAGACtcataggcccgaattcacaaagttggttttgaaaacccacggttgaatccatggtttatgcagatttcctgtataaattacgcttaatttagcgcgtatcgggcacATGTATAAATAACTCCAATGCAGATGCActcttttgtcacagtgcgccaaattgacacctgttaccatggttagatatgctattttattcatgaatccactgttttgaataatgagtccattcttcaaacagtggactcatgaataaaatagcgctataaccatggtaacaggcgtcaatttggcgcactgtgacaaaagcgtgcatcagcattggacatgttttaTATATGCGCCCGATACGCGttaaattaagcataatttatacaggaaatctgcataaaccatggattcaaccttgggttttcaaaaccacctttgtgaatacgggccattgattTTGACATGTGACAGACCAGAAACTTTACCTGACCATTAATATTTTCCTTACCTAGCTTATAAATTTTCAGATGatctctgtgacctttgaccatgagaCCCTCAAATCTTATCAGATCATCTTCACTCACATATATGCATACATGAGCAAAGTTAGGGGCGATTTTAATGTTGGGCTGACACGAGGGCAAAATCATCCATCTCCCTTCACTGCCAGTCTTGCCTATCTATTAAGTCATTTATAGCAATTAGCTTTTTGAAAAACCACCACGATGTTTCAAATGAAATAGATAtaataaaactaaataaataaataataaaatagggCCTACCTTTTTGCAGAGTTGTATCAATATCATCCCCCTCTAAAATTTCTTGCTTGATGTGTATAATACCTGTAATAGAAGGAACAATGGTATGATTAGAATGAGagcatataataataattcatacaattaaaatgattatacaaggtgggtatttcataaagctgttcctatGATATAACTGGTGACTATTTCCTGTGCTACATGTTAGCTAACTTTAATAGCACCTTGGAACACGTTCCGGTCATGTGTCAAAATCTTGCGTAattttacgaacagctttacgaaacaCCTATCAGGTAATTGATGTAAAGTAATGTTAAGGCAGTCTATCATCCTCCCTCTTGAGGTCAACGATGCGAGGCAACGCAATGGAAGATTTTCAGTCTCAACAGACCATGCTATACAAGTTCCTGTTGAGtctgaaatttttaaaaagcaatATGCAAGTGACCCAATTCACAACCTTACAATATGAAACTCATTAGTTAAGAACATCTTGAAAGTTTAGATTTACACTGCAACACCAAGTGCTGCATATTTCTAGTGCTCAGAGGAAACACATTGGATGGTTGCAGAATGCAAGGAGACGCAGGTGACAAAAATCAAGGTCTGTTGATGTCAGGATTGGCTGGATGGAAAATACTGGTGGTAAATACCAccttgataattaaaaaaaagaagaaggaaaataggAAGTAGTTGGAAATGTAGCCCAATACTCCGAATTTACTTCTTGAATATTTGCAGGTATTGCCGAAGTGTTTCTCGAGCATATTCCATCATTATCCTGTACCTCCCTGTACATCATAAGGACTTCTCAGCACTTACAAGATTTTCCAAGTATTTCCCACCTGGGCAGTTAATACCTAAAATTTCCCTGGAAATTGCCAACCCTTGTTGAAGTGAACAGTACAAACAGTCTCAATGTTCAATAATCAGCTATAAATGGCTAATCAAGGTTTTTGTGTGAACTCTTCTGTCAGTGGGATCAGgtggcatacatgtatttacacaatTAGCTCCCATTGGCAAGCTGATATTCTGCCCCTTGCAACATCTGATGCTATGTCTGTGTGCTTCTATTGTGTCCTTTCAACATTTTGATAAATAGGGCTTCTTTGGTTGTTTTTCAGATTGAACTTCCTGGTAATGTTTAACAGTCTTGTCCACATATAACCCCCTGTATTTCGCCCTTTTCCTGATAACAGTGCCATtgcaaaatgccccccccccttgagcaCCTCCTCCTCCTACATGTCACTGAACCTAAATTTTGAGACttgtaaattcaattcaaacctTCATACACACCTTTTCTGATCTGGTCTTGGGATGATTCATCTTGTTCTACGTACTCTCTATCTATCACTTCTTCTTTGAAATCCAAGGTAACTAAAATAAcgataataaaaagaaacaatataGACTAATCATTGAAACAACAACTATATCATTCACAGcaggcaattttttttggtttaattatctggggctacttttcacaactaaCTATCTgtaacattggataagctttaattaacattgcaatgaatggggatttccagggctCTTCTGAGCATTTCAGGGGCTAAATTGCCCCCAGCCCCCATGTAATTTCTTCCATGATTCAGTCAATTCAACAAAAACTTGGTCTCAACGGAAGATTTTCCTATCTGGGCAGACAAACAAACAGGGCACTATGTATATTATATACTAGTACCTCACACTATAAAGATTGTTACCTCTGAATGGTCAAAACTGCATCATGTGACGCGATGCTATTCCATCTATCATCGTCTCAGGGGTTTGACTTACTGCACATTTCTTCTATCAAACCCTCTGATATGTAACCCCTGAGGGCAGGACCACAAGTTGTGTTTCTACACGAGCATCAAGCTGGCTCGAGCTAACTGGCAGCGATTTGCTGTGCTGTTGTTGCTCGGTCGATGTACACGCAGCCAATAGCGCGCTGGCTGGCCAACTGGATTTTATTGGTTGTCCTGGCCAGCAGAGCAGCCCTGGGAGTGCCGATCGTTTAAATTCCCATTTGTGATTTAGCAATTCAAATTGAGATTAAAGTTACACTAGTGGTTCTGAAATTTTATCAATTGGGGATTGAGTTACAGTATGTGATTATCCATGaggtatataaaacaaatatagacTGCTCTGTATTCGGACAAGGCCTTGACCGAGGGGTGATAGAaggataaataataatttacacaGTCATTTGTATAACATTGCATTATGGTGCTATGTGTGGGAAAATGTAATAATGCCAACCCCCATCCCCCTGAATAAAGTGTATCCTGATAGGATATGAAAATCACCCTCATCTCAAAACCATGACTCAGGGCAGGCTTAAACCGATCCAAAGGCATCCAAAGCTGGCCTTGAATGCCTTTATTTGGTGCCAAACTGACAATGCTCCTTCACAGGCTTTAGATATTTCATGTgtgcttttcttttctttttccctttgaACTAGGATCTATAATgttaaaatttttaaaagtgcCCATTCACTGTTAAAAACTATAAGAAATCAAGGATTGATCACTGATGACCGATCATAAAACCCTTCTAATCACATATCATCACCAATTAAATTCATGATCTGTATGTAATCTTTgtttgagatacatgtatgtctggtATTCACTTCTAATCAAACAGCACATTTTGaattcttcttttccccctatCACCCcccttcaactttttttttttttggggggggaggccCATCCAGCCTCCTAGATCGGTTCTCAATCTTTATTTCtgttctttctccttctttccccctttcctgcattttgtttttgtttttctgtctCATTTATTCtgtcttttttataatttatttgggggtgggggaggaAGGCCCCTCTGAGCCagtttttttatctttaatgCTGTTCGTTCTTGTCTCccctttcagaaaaaaaatatttcccccCTCTTTATCCTCCCCTTTTACcctgtttttcttttccttttcttgggggggggggggggggcaaggcctTCCAAGCCACCTGGATCTGttttctatctatatttctgttattttcccTATTTCCCCCTATACTTgaatttcttcctcttcttctctctctctctctcttttttgagGGGGTAGGGGAGCAAGGCCCCTCTGGCCCCCTGCCAGGTTAAACCAACTGGACAGTTGTCAATATTAGAAAAATCTTATGAATTAATCCCTAATTCTACAGGAATAATGTTGAGGTGTTAACTCTCAATGACTACGTACACTACCAGTCCCAATTCTTTGACTCACTCTACCTGTATCAGCCAGAGAAAAATAGATTCAGAGGACcgaatctattgttctctggttgaaacaggtatataatttttctttattttcatttcaacatttGGAGCTAATtcacagtcagaccgcagctcacgcgataatgagcatattcacggagatttattcagcggccctctagcggtctccgaaggaaaacgtgcgatcaatttggcttgattttcccactgaattggaggggctgaagttatagctctgtactggtcgctaacttcagtttacgtcgaaacgaattgtggtaagttattctcaagaccttcatctacattttggtatataattttctatatttcgacattttcgacctaccatttttacctctttaattgatgcttattttagtaatattttaactgcgattttgtagtcagcatttcacttttggttcctgactttgctacataaccaaattgtttcgatcgggtttttttagaaagaagaaaagtcactgttcaaaatatgtcagaaccaacttgacgcaaactcaccttatatttttattttagagaaaatgataccctaaaaatcaagaaatttatgttttacccggaagtaaccttctcgttcactccacgatggcgcgaaataatgcaaaaattatgttcgtcgcgggttggtagaatttcgcctttggtcccatacgttgaaacttctgtaatgatggcagatggctcgcattatatatgTGACTGTGGAAggtggacttgtttttttttaattaagacttaatataaacgaagcttaataagtagatcccttctaaagttttattcaatgattatcaggtttccgaattccatcaagtttttatagattgagatatttcttgatttatgttgaaaattgttaaccttttttcttaattagtcgaagttgagccccatgatgatttttgccccaggctgcggttaagaattaaatgatgattagctcagacagtctactctagagactataaacagtttaaagtcaaactaaaaagtctggtactaccgtactcagtagtatttataaaccattttgttcaaataaaaaaattgtggctgtcaCAGACAGTACTTAGTTACATGTAGTTTCTTAATTGACTTACATGTTacataattcatactttgaatgattatttagtaatttagaccatttctctcttttttgtctcttctacacacagatctgcatacttgctgactctggtctctgcttgctacttcattctgggagattccatcgtGTACTATAATGGTCAGACCATGATTTGGACAAAGCCCTTTTttcgtttgcaaattttggactgataattatacaacagaaaattgatctttatcgatattggaaacaaaaaaattcgagcacagttttggggaggactaagaatactgacttggacaggaatacagcttgacaaaaacaaaaattcacaattcaaaaccaaagaACACTTTGAATGTTACTAATagtgcattgcaagaaactttctactcaatcacacattccaaaattaagggtaagtcctttgattaaacacaaacatgtagttgatttgcaattgaacataagtttcttgcaatgccccatacttatattttgttc contains these protein-coding regions:
- the LOC129262390 gene encoding zinc finger protein Xfin-like, with product MCITLDFKEEVIDREYVEQDESSQDQIRKGIIHIKQEILEGDDIDTTLQKDEYKQPDSFDTENKQKIPIDHASADDKPILSIVKEEPIGPDDNLPPNSDQPMPYWNNPLRFAAIAQFATLIGKQRTEEEVSCCSTCRKGFPSKGSLFEHLRLHTNEIEHDYVVDKGKFYHRAVTKKHPHKGKGKKPSCSTLSSKSKKVLTATFFPQSHGKNRAVTAERLSSKTKGEKGSSSTKGNNCQRYRCHICRELFTCMFGLRQHLKKHDPPKVPKRKSPAKTEMSLKCPKCTSSFMSKSSLLQHVAVIHAGTKYHKCSQCEDGFWKENQLLEHINDSHNKEWQCSTCDKTYESQIAFNIHIRTHAKVKQYDCLVCYRAFIHKHSLDKHMKTHQKLKCAECGKEFLFQQNLVNHMRTHTGEKPFKCSECQKNFMFETSLKNHMKRHATPHRSPKSFKCTVCQKEFMYENNLTKHMQKHAPLHGCPKCEKSFYFKDNLTKHLRKHSTPEPFHCSSCKMLFKTKSALKIHRTTEHPTEGSLQCSKCKKSFRYKKSYNKHMKSHRDKNPYTCAICKYIFPSTHSLAIHVRKHKGKAMVHKCRYCEMTFKFRSFLTKHIISKHDGINLHKCSQCHMRYLTQTELFRHEKKHSTGENTISV